From the Methylomonas sp. MK1 genome, one window contains:
- a CDS encoding HDOD domain-containing protein, whose translation MKAEQRFLCDLAEKISMPEVYLKIRLLLEKPDARIRDYVAVLQTDSMLTIRIIRMANSNFFGFNRKADDLYDAISLIGTIQLHDLLLSSLCMRTFCNIPGAVLDLKEFWLHAIECGIACRTLAKLAGLPAGHRFFALGLLLEIGHAAMFVKAPEQALNALMASREEGLPIDEQERLVFGFDYCQLGSELMRLWHLPEVYSHIIGHHLHPETTDPHYRNETYLIYLAQQVFAEPEQFNKVLSGLKDSHQQFAAIPSNLKDLVSQEIASHLDDIFLMLCPQNIVLNSANQDEVFRHEH comes from the coding sequence ATGAAAGCCGAACAACGATTCCTTTGCGATTTGGCCGAAAAAATTTCGATGCCCGAGGTGTATCTGAAAATCAGGCTGTTACTGGAAAAGCCGGATGCCAGAATCCGCGATTATGTCGCCGTGCTGCAAACCGATTCGATGCTGACAATTCGCATAATCCGCATGGCCAACAGCAACTTCTTTGGTTTTAATCGCAAAGCCGACGATCTTTACGATGCAATCAGCCTGATAGGCACCATCCAGTTGCATGATTTGCTGTTGAGCAGTCTGTGCATGCGCACGTTTTGCAATATTCCCGGCGCGGTTCTGGACTTGAAAGAGTTCTGGTTGCACGCCATCGAATGCGGCATTGCCTGCCGCACTCTGGCTAAGCTGGCCGGACTGCCCGCTGGACACCGTTTTTTTGCATTGGGCCTGTTACTGGAAATCGGCCACGCGGCGATGTTTGTGAAAGCTCCGGAACAGGCGCTGAACGCATTAATGGCAAGCCGGGAGGAGGGCTTGCCGATTGATGAGCAGGAACGACTGGTGTTTGGTTTTGATTATTGCCAATTGGGTTCGGAGTTGATGCGCTTATGGCATTTACCCGAGGTGTATTCGCACATCATTGGTCACCACCTGCATCCCGAAACTACCGATCCGCATTATCGCAACGAAACCTATCTGATTTACTTGGCTCAGCAAGTGTTTGCCGAACCGGAGCAATTTAATAAAGTGCTCAGCGGTCTAAAGGATAGCCATCAACAATTTGCGGCTATCCCCAGCAATTTGAAAGACCTGGTCAGTCAAGAAATAGCCTCCCATCTCGATGACATATTTCTGATGTTGTGTCCGCAGAATATTGTTCTGAATTCTGCCAACCAGGACGAGGTTTTCCGCCATGAGCATTAG
- a CDS encoding efflux RND transporter periplasmic adaptor subunit codes for MSIRFAQQWLDIVCRIVPQTQAAVLMVSDADRKALRLLAKWPENIADAAELSAICKLVLEKNQPSCVPNVVQADQRHYDFFGLPVFDGSALLGVIVLKLEHSLTDRREAVFAILEQSVEWWRLAQSRLQQNDNFYSSVVGLLAACFEQNSYREILISLGTELTRMLNCDRVAIGEFKDNYSTVVAISNNAQFDQQANLLQKIADAMDEAIEQDSVVVVPDVKSVAIQRAHQEIVRKYGYGSLLTVPMLHGGKFIGAVTLLRSEEQAFDKETVLLCEQALALLSPHLALKKLDEQALTVKIGIKLKQRLAELLGVKQFKVKLTVLGLVLFLSISALLRGDFRLTADAVLEGKIQRVVAAPIAGFLQSAAVRAGDTVRQGELMASLDDAELQLELNKLDGQLQKFRREYREALSGGDLVKVRVISAQIEQADAEMELTRQQLQKINLAAPFDGVVIEGDLSQKLGSPVERGEILFKIAPLEGYRIILKVDESLISYVQVGQKGELVLASMPSQTFPLQVQKITAVAKTDSGKNIFRVEASLENAPELLRPGMEGIGKIAAGRASLLWIWSHDMLAWLRLWIWSW; via the coding sequence ATGAGCATTAGATTTGCCCAACAGTGGCTGGACATTGTCTGCCGGATTGTGCCGCAAACCCAGGCTGCGGTATTGATGGTGAGCGATGCGGATCGCAAAGCACTGCGGCTGTTAGCGAAATGGCCGGAGAACATCGCCGATGCTGCCGAGTTATCCGCTATTTGCAAACTTGTGCTGGAGAAAAATCAACCAAGTTGCGTTCCCAACGTAGTACAGGCCGATCAACGCCATTACGACTTCTTCGGTCTGCCAGTCTTCGACGGTTCGGCGTTATTGGGGGTGATTGTGCTCAAGCTTGAGCATTCGCTCACTGATCGACGAGAGGCAGTTTTTGCCATACTGGAGCAAAGCGTGGAGTGGTGGCGTTTGGCTCAAAGCCGTTTGCAGCAGAACGACAATTTTTACAGCTCCGTAGTGGGTTTGCTGGCGGCTTGTTTCGAGCAAAATAGTTACCGCGAGATTTTGATTAGCCTCGGTACCGAATTGACGCGCATGTTGAATTGCGATCGGGTCGCCATAGGCGAATTCAAGGACAACTACAGCACTGTAGTGGCGATTTCCAATAACGCGCAATTCGATCAGCAGGCCAATCTGTTGCAAAAAATCGCCGATGCCATGGACGAAGCCATCGAACAGGATAGTGTCGTGGTGGTTCCCGATGTCAAATCGGTCGCCATTCAACGTGCCCATCAGGAAATCGTCCGCAAGTACGGCTATGGTTCATTGCTGACCGTGCCTATGCTGCATGGCGGTAAATTTATTGGAGCGGTTACCCTGCTACGCAGTGAAGAACAAGCCTTTGATAAGGAAACCGTTCTGCTTTGCGAACAAGCCCTGGCACTGCTCTCGCCCCACCTGGCCTTAAAAAAACTCGACGAACAAGCATTGACGGTAAAAATCGGCATCAAGCTTAAACAACGGCTAGCCGAACTGTTGGGCGTGAAGCAATTTAAAGTGAAGTTGACGGTTCTGGGTTTGGTGTTGTTTTTGTCGATCTCCGCCCTGTTGCGCGGTGATTTCCGCCTGACGGCAGACGCGGTGTTGGAAGGCAAAATTCAGCGGGTGGTGGCTGCGCCGATAGCCGGTTTTTTGCAATCGGCGGCGGTACGGGCCGGCGATACGGTGCGACAAGGCGAATTGATGGCTAGTCTGGATGACGCGGAACTGCAATTGGAGCTAAACAAACTGGATGGGCAGCTGCAAAAATTCCGCCGCGAGTACCGCGAAGCCCTGTCCGGCGGCGATCTGGTTAAAGTCCGGGTCATCAGCGCGCAAATCGAGCAGGCCGACGCGGAAATGGAGCTGACGCGTCAGCAGTTGCAGAAAATCAATCTGGCCGCGCCCTTCGATGGTGTGGTGATTGAAGGCGATTTGAGTCAGAAACTCGGCTCACCGGTCGAACGCGGCGAAATCCTGTTCAAAATCGCCCCGTTGGAGGGCTACCGTATCATTTTGAAAGTGGATGAAAGTTTGATTTCCTATGTGCAGGTGGGCCAAAAAGGCGAGTTGGTGTTGGCCAGCATGCCCAGCCAGACTTTCCCACTACAGGTGCAAAAGATTACCGCAGTCGCCAAAACCGATAGTGGCAAAAATATCTTCCGCGTCGAAGCCAGTCTGGAAAACGCGCCTGAACTACTAAGACCAGGCATGGAAGGCATAGGCAAAATCGCGGCCGGTCGGGCCAGTTTGCTGTGGATATGGAGCCACGACATGTTGGCTTGGTTGCGTTTGTGGATTTGGTCTTGGTGA
- a CDS encoding biotin/lipoyl-binding protein: protein MANELFSPHWYRVAKLKPRLHSHIEIHRHEYRGLIWYILEDPNTARHQRFNSLAYQFIGLLEGKLTVQEIADTLNRQLGDYAPSQQDLIQLLGQLHQADLIQTDALVNTEELFERQARLNSAKSNQRLLNPLSLKLPLWDPDEFLGKHVSKVAGLFSIKFGVVWLLVVAIALLQAGANWPEISHHFELNALAPYNFLIMFLLYPLIKILHELGHGFAMKVKGGEVHEMGVNFLLFIPVPYVNVSAANHLRNKYDRMLISAAGILVEGFLAALGLFLFLSTETGFVQDIGFDILLTGGVSSLFFNGNPLLKYDGYYILADALSIPNLYQRSTQIWSYLFQRYLFGLKQAVSPASAPGETAWFVIFSLASLTYRLMMLWFVCIYLIEKFFSLGVVVALLMVSLQVVFPLYKAIRFVFTSPSLSRKRDKALLTTAGLALFLVLVFGALPIPNYTLAEGVVWLPDEALIKVEQEGFIGELLVRSNQFVNRGDVLLAMHDDALEAKAKIARAKVAELQSQYRAEKESDLVKAEILKESLHVAESELDHLNKKASAMIVSATKSGYILLPDADDLTGSYLRQGELIGYILDEQPPTIRMVVTQDNIGLLRQGSPEINVRLVSDPYRDYPARIIRLAPEATNTLPSPALATTGGGKIRVNSENEQDMQTLQKIFLVDLDFSPPKNLPIGMRAYVRINHGGESIMTQLYRRVRQVFLRQFNV from the coding sequence ATGGCTAACGAACTTTTTAGTCCGCATTGGTACCGAGTCGCTAAACTCAAGCCCAGGCTACACAGCCATATCGAGATCCATCGCCACGAGTATCGCGGCCTGATTTGGTACATCCTCGAAGACCCCAATACCGCCCGCCACCAGCGCTTTAACAGCCTGGCCTATCAGTTTATCGGGTTATTGGAAGGCAAGTTAACGGTGCAAGAGATTGCCGATACCCTGAATCGGCAACTGGGTGACTACGCGCCCAGCCAACAAGACCTCATTCAGTTGCTGGGGCAATTGCATCAGGCCGATTTGATCCAAACCGACGCCTTGGTCAACACCGAAGAATTGTTCGAGCGTCAAGCCCGACTGAACAGCGCGAAAAGCAATCAGCGTTTGTTAAATCCACTGTCGTTGAAATTACCGCTGTGGGATCCGGACGAGTTTCTCGGCAAACATGTGTCCAAAGTGGCTGGTTTGTTCAGCATTAAATTCGGCGTGGTCTGGCTGCTGGTCGTCGCAATCGCTTTGCTGCAAGCCGGAGCGAATTGGCCGGAAATCAGCCATCATTTCGAATTGAACGCCTTGGCCCCCTACAATTTTTTGATCATGTTCTTGCTGTATCCCCTGATCAAAATCCTGCATGAATTGGGACATGGCTTTGCGATGAAGGTGAAAGGCGGCGAAGTGCATGAAATGGGCGTCAATTTTTTATTGTTTATACCGGTGCCTTACGTCAATGTCTCAGCCGCCAACCATCTGCGTAACAAATACGACCGGATGTTGATCAGCGCCGCCGGCATTTTGGTCGAAGGCTTTCTGGCCGCGCTCGGCTTATTCTTGTTTTTGAGCACCGAGACCGGCTTTGTCCAGGATATTGGTTTCGACATCCTGCTGACCGGTGGCGTGTCGTCGCTATTTTTTAACGGCAACCCGCTATTGAAGTACGACGGCTATTACATTCTGGCCGATGCTTTGAGTATTCCCAATCTATACCAGCGCTCGACTCAAATCTGGAGCTATTTATTTCAGCGCTATCTGTTTGGTTTGAAACAGGCGGTTTCGCCGGCCTCCGCGCCAGGCGAAACGGCTTGGTTCGTAATCTTTAGTTTGGCGTCGCTGACTTACCGCCTGATGATGTTGTGGTTCGTCTGTATCTATCTGATCGAAAAATTTTTCTCCTTGGGTGTCGTCGTTGCCTTGTTGATGGTGTCATTACAGGTCGTGTTTCCGCTGTATAAAGCCATACGTTTTGTGTTTACCAGCCCCAGTCTAAGTCGGAAAAGAGATAAGGCGCTGCTGACCACGGCAGGGTTGGCCTTGTTTCTCGTTCTGGTTTTCGGTGCTTTGCCGATCCCGAATTACACGCTGGCCGAAGGCGTGGTTTGGCTGCCCGATGAAGCGTTGATCAAGGTCGAGCAAGAGGGCTTTATCGGCGAACTTTTAGTGAGATCCAATCAGTTTGTGAATCGGGGTGATGTATTGCTGGCCATGCACGACGACGCCTTAGAAGCCAAAGCCAAGATCGCACGCGCCAAGGTTGCCGAGTTGCAAAGCCAATATCGGGCGGAGAAAGAGTCGGATTTGGTGAAGGCGGAAATTTTGAAAGAATCGCTGCACGTTGCGGAATCCGAACTGGACCATTTGAACAAAAAAGCGAGTGCTATGATTGTGAGTGCGACGAAATCCGGCTACATTTTGTTGCCGGATGCCGACGATCTGACCGGTAGCTATTTACGCCAGGGTGAGTTGATTGGTTACATTCTGGATGAACAGCCGCCGACGATCCGCATGGTGGTAACGCAAGACAATATTGGCCTGCTGCGGCAAGGTAGCCCGGAAATCAATGTGCGCCTGGTAAGTGATCCATATCGAGACTATCCGGCCCGTATTATCAGGCTGGCGCCGGAAGCGACCAACACGCTACCCAGCCCGGCCCTTGCGACCACCGGCGGTGGCAAGATCCGCGTGAATTCGGAAAACGAACAAGACATGCAAACCCTGCAAAAAATCTTTTTGGTCGATCTGGACTTCTCGCCGCCGAAAAATCTACCGATAGGCATGCGCGCCTATGTGCGGATCAACCATGGCGGCGAATCGATTATGACTCAGCTGTACCGCCGGGTACGCCAGGTGTTTTTGAGGCAGTTCAATGTCTGA
- a CDS encoding preprotein translocase subunit SecA codes for MSELVLRPGVHFGSYPQKPESRLSDFEQGAAAFFDKIHKRLHRQRFSQPYIVSRVEKIAAPLSNYNEQQLTIAILDLRENLYRHGLKEELMIKAFALIRETAGRTLNKRHFDVQLFGGWLMINGMLAEMETGEGKTLTATLPACTAALAGIPVHVITANDYLAARDAEILKPLYLRLGLKSGAVIDGMDLEQRRKLYQQPIVHTTNKQIAFDYLRDRIEMGEDVGLLKFQFKQIQRQIKQPRSNALIMRGLCFAIIDEADSVLIDEAKTPLIITQTRPNEESPETYGDALYLASSLFINDDFVMDAKTRDVELTPQGENTIADMIIGLGPSWKNKRWREAMVKQALIAEYCFKRNKQYILKDNKVQIIDEFTGRVMEDRSWEQGLQQMIEAKEGCLISEQREPLARISYQRFFSRYLKLAGTSGTVREVATEMQRVYGLHSIKVPTHRVSKRILLSERIYATQVAKQRVFLQRVSELHSLGQPVLIGTGSVVESLEVSVWLEQAGVPHRVLNAEQDQHEAEIIAHAGQLNAVTVATNMAGRGTDIALGLGVAELGGLHVIALNCNESRRIDRQLYGRCARQGDPGSCEAILSLEDAPLSEFYSSAILKALAGLAKDQQALPALLGKLILRLPQTYKERQQRNIRRQLSKQDKHLSRILAFSGKFE; via the coding sequence ATGTCTGAGTTGGTGCTGCGTCCTGGGGTACATTTTGGTAGCTACCCGCAAAAGCCGGAAAGTCGACTAAGCGATTTCGAACAAGGCGCGGCGGCATTTTTCGACAAAATCCACAAACGCCTGCATCGCCAGCGGTTCAGCCAGCCTTATATCGTCAGTCGAGTTGAAAAAATTGCCGCCCCTCTAAGCAACTACAACGAGCAACAACTGACCATTGCCATTCTGGATCTGCGGGAAAATCTATACCGGCATGGTCTGAAAGAAGAACTGATGATCAAAGCCTTCGCGCTGATTCGCGAAACCGCCGGTCGAACTTTGAATAAACGGCATTTTGATGTGCAACTGTTTGGCGGCTGGTTAATGATCAACGGCATGCTGGCGGAAATGGAAACCGGCGAAGGTAAGACGTTGACCGCGACGTTGCCGGCCTGCACTGCCGCCTTGGCCGGCATCCCGGTGCATGTGATTACTGCCAACGATTACTTGGCGGCGCGCGATGCCGAGATTTTGAAGCCGCTTTATCTGCGCCTGGGCTTGAAATCCGGCGCGGTAATCGACGGTATGGACCTGGAACAGCGCCGAAAACTCTATCAACAACCCATCGTGCACACGACGAATAAACAGATTGCCTTTGATTATCTGCGCGACCGCATTGAAATGGGTGAAGATGTGGGCTTGTTAAAATTTCAATTCAAGCAGATTCAACGGCAAATAAAACAGCCGAGAAGCAACGCTCTGATCATGCGCGGCTTGTGCTTTGCCATTATTGACGAAGCCGATAGTGTATTGATCGATGAAGCCAAAACGCCACTGATCATCACCCAGACCCGGCCGAATGAGGAGTCTCCGGAAACCTATGGTGATGCTTTGTATCTGGCCTCATCGTTGTTCATCAACGACGACTTTGTCATGGACGCCAAAACTCGCGACGTTGAACTGACGCCGCAAGGCGAAAATACTATTGCGGATATGATTATCGGCTTGGGGCCGAGTTGGAAAAACAAGCGCTGGCGGGAGGCTATGGTCAAGCAGGCGCTAATCGCCGAGTATTGCTTCAAGCGCAACAAACAATACATCCTGAAAGACAACAAGGTCCAAATCATCGATGAGTTTACCGGCCGGGTGATGGAAGATCGCTCCTGGGAACAAGGCTTGCAGCAAATGATAGAAGCGAAGGAAGGTTGCTTGATTTCCGAACAACGCGAACCTCTGGCAAGGATCAGTTATCAGCGCTTTTTCAGTCGCTATCTCAAACTGGCCGGTACCTCGGGCACGGTGCGGGAAGTAGCAACGGAAATGCAGCGCGTTTATGGTTTGCATAGCATAAAAGTGCCGACTCATAGAGTGTCGAAACGGATTTTGCTCAGTGAGCGGATTTATGCCACGCAGGTAGCCAAGCAACGCGTGTTTCTACAACGGGTCAGCGAGTTGCACTCACTAGGCCAGCCGGTATTGATCGGTACCGGTTCGGTCGTCGAATCGCTGGAGGTCAGCGTATGGTTGGAGCAGGCCGGCGTTCCTCACCGGGTATTAAATGCCGAGCAAGATCAACACGAAGCGGAAATTATTGCCCATGCCGGCCAGCTAAATGCCGTTACCGTGGCGACCAATATGGCAGGCCGCGGCACCGATATTGCATTGGGCTTGGGCGTGGCGGAGCTGGGCGGTTTGCATGTGATCGCGTTGAACTGTAACGAGTCTCGGCGCATAGATCGGCAACTATACGGCCGTTGCGCCCGGCAAGGCGATCCGGGTAGCTGCGAAGCGATACTGTCGCTGGAGGATGCGCCGCTGAGTGAGTTTTATTCGTCTGCTATCCTCAAGGCTCTGGCCGGCCTGGCTAAAGATCAGCAAGCTTTGCCGGCGCTGTTGGGAAAACTGATATTACGCTTGCCGCAAACTTACAAAGAGCGGCAACAGCGCAACATCAGAAGGCAATTAAGCAAACAGGACAAGCATTTGTCGCGTATTTTGGCGTTTTCCGGCAAGTTTGAATAA
- a CDS encoding efflux RND transporter periplasmic adaptor subunit, protein MSIRHLFFRALLGPGLFSGAVLAANLDCMVKPEMYVELSSPVAGTVEALLVDKGDHVAKGQPLAQLEASVEWAKFNQAKADAETNSEVRNQKVKLEYATRNRTRYRSLATTSVISQIEKDKVETEVVLAGIELKKAEERKKSAMLALEMAKAQLEVKTIKSPIDGIVIDRYAMPGESVSDRAIMKLAQVNPLRVELIAPTEYFGLIQPGMEVDVRPELPVKKVVKAMVTKVDQLIDPASGSFTVRMTLPNPSDELIGGVNCIATFDFATPAATTTPTPPPFAPQNAAPAGPVIKR, encoded by the coding sequence ATGTCCATACGCCACCTTTTTTTTCGCGCACTACTCGGCCCCGGCCTATTCAGTGGCGCCGTGCTCGCCGCCAATCTGGATTGCATGGTCAAGCCGGAAATGTACGTCGAGCTAAGCAGCCCGGTTGCCGGTACCGTCGAAGCGCTGTTGGTCGATAAGGGCGATCACGTTGCCAAAGGCCAGCCGCTTGCCCAATTGGAAGCCTCGGTGGAATGGGCCAAGTTCAACCAGGCCAAGGCCGATGCCGAGACCAATAGCGAGGTACGCAATCAGAAAGTGAAATTGGAGTACGCCACGCGCAACCGCACCCGCTATCGCAGTTTAGCCACGACCAGTGTTATTTCTCAAATCGAGAAAGACAAAGTCGAAACCGAAGTGGTGTTAGCTGGAATCGAGTTAAAAAAGGCAGAGGAACGCAAAAAGTCCGCAATGCTGGCATTGGAAATGGCTAAGGCACAACTGGAGGTTAAAACCATCAAAAGTCCGATAGACGGCATCGTCATCGACCGCTATGCCATGCCCGGCGAGTCGGTCAGTGATCGCGCGATTATGAAACTGGCGCAAGTGAATCCTTTGCGGGTTGAGTTGATCGCGCCGACTGAATACTTTGGCCTGATTCAACCGGGTATGGAAGTGGACGTACGCCCTGAACTGCCGGTCAAAAAAGTCGTGAAAGCCATGGTCACCAAAGTTGACCAATTGATCGATCCGGCCAGCGGTAGCTTTACGGTGCGCATGACCTTACCCAATCCCAGCGACGAACTAATCGGCGGTGTCAACTGTATCGCTACCTTCGATTTTGCCACCCCAGCCGCAACCACGACACCGACTCCACCGCCTTTTGCGCCGCAAAACGCGGCTCCAGCGGGTCCGGTCATAAAGCGTTGA
- a CDS encoding putative lipoprotein: MTSCRTFTLATTVVLGTALISGCSFSTSSESSSDSIGSLSDSSGGIFKSASSPFTSSSDSSRNKHEKYETDVADYTATFVVSSSGTLDSFRGHLSELAESHEITNWETDRNTYVGIGRGLAKAKLGKPQISAFTESLSDNEPWKKQAIEEGLKK, from the coding sequence ATGACTTCATGCAGAACCTTTACCTTGGCAACTACTGTCGTTCTGGGAACAGCGCTAATCAGTGGCTGCTCGTTTTCCACCAGCTCCGAGAGCTCGTCCGACAGCATAGGTAGCTTGTCCGACAGTTCCGGCGGCATCTTCAAAAGTGCCTCCAGCCCTTTTACCTCCAGTTCCGACTCCTCGCGCAACAAACACGAAAAATACGAGACAGATGTAGCCGACTATACCGCTACCTTCGTGGTATCCAGCAGCGGCACGCTGGACAGTTTTCGCGGACATCTCAGCGAACTGGCCGAAAGTCATGAGATCACCAACTGGGAAACCGACCGGAATACTTACGTAGGTATCGGCCGCGGACTTGCCAAAGCCAAGCTCGGCAAACCGCAAATTTCGGCGTTTACCGAAAGTTTGAGCGATAACGAACCGTGGAAGAAACAAGCTATTGAAGAAGGATTGAAAAAATAA
- the lipA gene encoding lipoyl synthase: MTLNAPSRSTPETHQRNADKLSRIPVKVEKPEQILRKPDWIRIKLPTGDQVNRIKQSLRENRLHTVCEEAACPNLSECFSHGTATFMIMGDLCTRRCPFCDVAHGKPQPLDAEEPANLAATIAAMALKYVVITSVNRDDLRDGGASHFAACIAAVRSQSPNTTIEVLVPDFRGRMDTALDILQQQPCDVFNHNLETVPRLYLQARPGADYHVSLKLLQQHGQRLPDVPTKSGLMLGIGETEAEVVEVMKDLLAHGVSMLTLGQYLQPSKDHLAVQEYIHPDQFQRYAEIARELGFQQVASAPLVRSSYHADLQAAGVGK, encoded by the coding sequence ATGACCCTCAACGCCCCTTCCCGCTCCACACCAGAAACTCATCAACGCAATGCCGACAAGTTGTCGCGGATTCCGGTGAAGGTGGAAAAGCCCGAGCAAATTTTGCGCAAACCGGACTGGATCCGCATCAAACTACCGACCGGCGACCAAGTCAACCGCATCAAACAATCCCTGCGCGAAAACCGCCTGCACACCGTCTGCGAAGAGGCCGCCTGCCCCAACTTGAGCGAATGTTTCAGCCACGGCACCGCCACCTTCATGATCATGGGCGATTTATGCACGCGCCGCTGCCCGTTCTGCGATGTCGCCCACGGCAAACCGCAACCTTTGGATGCGGAAGAACCGGCCAATCTGGCCGCGACCATCGCCGCGATGGCCTTAAAATACGTAGTCATCACCTCGGTAAACCGCGACGATTTGCGCGACGGCGGCGCCAGCCATTTCGCCGCCTGCATCGCCGCGGTGCGCAGCCAGTCGCCTAACACCACCATCGAAGTATTGGTGCCGGATTTTCGCGGCCGGATGGATACAGCGCTGGATATTCTGCAACAACAGCCATGCGATGTATTCAATCACAACCTGGAAACCGTGCCGCGCCTGTATCTGCAAGCCCGTCCCGGCGCCGATTACCACGTCTCGCTAAAACTGCTGCAACAACACGGCCAGCGTCTGCCTGACGTACCGACTAAATCCGGCTTGATGCTGGGCATAGGCGAAACCGAAGCGGAAGTTGTCGAGGTAATGAAAGATTTACTGGCCCACGGGGTCAGCATGCTGACCTTGGGCCAGTATTTACAGCCCAGCAAAGACCATCTGGCGGTACAGGAATACATCCATCCCGACCAATTCCAGCGCTATGCCGAAATTGCCCGCGAACTGGGCTTTCAACAAGTCGCCAGCGCGCCCTTGGTAAGATCTTCTTACCATGCGGATTTACAGGCGGCGGGGGTTGGCAAATAG
- the lipB gene encoding lipoyl(octanoyl) transferase LipB gives MPSKATTVLRDLGRQDYLGVWRDMQQFTAERDGDTADQIWIVEHPPVYTLGLNGKREHLLKANAIEIVESDRGGQVTYHGPGQLVIYLLADLRRLGKGPRQMVTILENAVINTLRQYGISAQAQPKAPGVYVNERKIASLGLRIKHGCCYHGLSVNNDMDLAPFADINPCGYAGLQVTQLADLGVKINTQELAVPVVHQLLQAIEM, from the coding sequence ATGCCAAGTAAGGCGACGACCGTCCTGCGCGATCTGGGGCGACAAGACTATCTCGGCGTCTGGCGAGACATGCAGCAGTTCACCGCGGAACGCGATGGTGACACGGCAGACCAAATCTGGATCGTCGAGCATCCGCCGGTTTACACCCTGGGTTTAAACGGCAAGCGCGAACATTTACTAAAAGCCAACGCTATCGAAATCGTCGAGAGCGACCGCGGCGGCCAAGTGACCTATCACGGCCCCGGCCAGTTGGTCATTTACCTGCTGGCCGACTTACGCCGACTCGGCAAGGGGCCACGGCAGATGGTCACCATTCTGGAAAACGCGGTGATCAATACCCTGCGGCAATACGGTATCTCCGCCCAGGCACAACCCAAGGCACCGGGCGTCTACGTCAACGAGCGCAAAATTGCCTCGCTGGGACTGCGTATCAAACACGGTTGCTGTTACCATGGCCTTAGCGTCAATAACGATATGGATTTGGCGCCGTTTGCAGACATCAATCCCTGCGGATACGCCGGCTTGCAAGTGACGCAATTGGCCGATTTAGGCGTTAAAATAAACACTCAGGAACTAGCCGTGCCGGTTGTGCATCAATTGCTGCAAGCGATAGAAATGTAA
- a CDS encoding YbeD family protein — MSETESLLEFPCQFPIKVMGKHRDDFDAIVVEIVRRHVPDILEGAVTTRPSKGGNYLAVTVMIEAHSREQLDAIYLGLTACPDVLMAL; from the coding sequence ATGAGCGAAACCGAAAGCTTACTGGAATTTCCCTGCCAGTTCCCTATCAAGGTGATGGGCAAGCATCGCGACGATTTCGACGCTATCGTCGTGGAAATCGTCCGCCGCCATGTCCCGGACATCCTGGAAGGCGCGGTCACCACCCGCCCCAGCAAAGGCGGCAATTACCTGGCGGTGACGGTAATGATCGAAGCCCATAGCCGCGAACAACTGGACGCAATCTACCTGGGCTTGACAGCCTGCCCAGATGTGCTGATGGCTTTGTAA
- a CDS encoding D-amino acid aminotransferase yields MTEQVYLNGAYLPLADAKVSVLDRGFLFGDGVYEVIPAYKGRLFRLEDHITRLNNSLDGIRLPLPHSVADWEAIFRPLLADDRDQYIYLQVTRGYAPKRDHGFPEQVVPTIFAMSADIKPFAGRVDGIKAITLDDTRWQLCNIKAITLLGNILLRQEALDQGCAEAILVRNGYVVEGAASNLFAVLDGELITPPKSHEILPGITRDVILELAAAHNIPYQEDIIALEALHNASEIWVASSTREIVPVIELDGEQVGDGKPGPVWKRMDDLLQAYKKSLS; encoded by the coding sequence ATGACCGAGCAAGTCTATCTGAACGGCGCTTATCTACCGCTAGCCGACGCCAAGGTGTCGGTGCTGGACCGCGGCTTTCTATTCGGCGACGGCGTCTACGAAGTGATTCCGGCTTATAAGGGCCGGCTGTTCAGACTGGAAGACCATATTACCCGGCTCAACAATAGCCTGGACGGCATCCGTTTGCCGCTGCCGCACAGCGTCGCGGATTGGGAAGCGATTTTCCGGCCGCTGCTGGCGGATGACAGGGATCAATACATTTACCTGCAAGTCACCCGCGGCTATGCGCCGAAGCGCGATCACGGCTTTCCCGAGCAAGTCGTACCGACGATATTTGCGATGAGTGCGGACATCAAGCCTTTCGCCGGCCGGGTCGACGGCATCAAGGCGATTACGCTGGACGACACCCGCTGGCAGCTCTGCAACATCAAAGCCATCACTTTGCTGGGCAACATTCTGCTCAGACAGGAAGCGCTGGATCAAGGCTGCGCGGAAGCGATACTGGTACGCAACGGTTACGTCGTCGAAGGCGCAGCCAGCAATCTGTTTGCGGTATTGGATGGCGAATTGATCACACCGCCCAAAAGCCATGAAATCCTGCCCGGCATTACCCGCGACGTAATTCTGGAACTGGCAGCCGCGCATAACATCCCTTATCAGGAAGACATCATCGCGCTGGAAGCGCTGCACAACGCCAGCGAAATCTGGGTCGCCAGTTCTACCCGCGAGATCGTGCCGGTGATAGAACTGGATGGTGAGCAAGTCGGTGACGGCAAGCCCGGCCCGGTCTGGAAACGCATGGACGACTTACTGCAAGCTTACAAAAAATCATTGTCATGA